A single Stutzerimonas stutzeri DNA region contains:
- the nfuA gene encoding Fe-S biogenesis protein NfuA yields MSAITITEAAHDYLADLLEKQNTTGIGIRVFITQPGTPYAETCIAYCKPGEEKPDDVAIALKRFTAWIDAVSEPFLEDALVDYATDRMGGQLTIKAPNAKVPMVNEDSPLNERINYYLQTEINPGLASHGGQVTLIDVVDEGVAVLQFGGGCQGCGQADVTLKEGIEKTLLERIPELKGVRDVTDHTNRENAYY; encoded by the coding sequence ATGAGCGCGATTACCATTACCGAAGCTGCACACGATTACCTGGCCGATCTGCTCGAGAAGCAGAACACCACAGGCATCGGCATCCGGGTCTTCATCACTCAGCCCGGCACGCCTTATGCCGAAACCTGTATCGCCTATTGCAAGCCGGGTGAGGAAAAGCCGGACGACGTTGCCATCGCACTGAAGCGCTTCACCGCCTGGATCGATGCGGTCAGCGAGCCCTTCCTGGAAGATGCGCTGGTGGATTACGCCACTGACCGGATGGGTGGCCAATTGACCATCAAGGCGCCGAACGCCAAGGTGCCGATGGTCAACGAAGACAGTCCTCTGAACGAGCGCATCAATTATTACCTGCAGACCGAGATCAATCCCGGGCTTGCCAGCCATGGTGGCCAGGTCACGCTGATCGATGTGGTCGACGAAGGCGTGGCGGTCTTGCAGTTCGGTGGGGGTTGCCAAGGTTGCGGCCAGGCTGACGTCACGCTCAAGGAAGGGATCGAAAAGACCCTGCTGGAGCGCATTCCCGAGCTCAAGGGCGTACGCGACGTGACCGATCACACCAACCGCGAAAACGCCTATTACTAA
- a CDS encoding fatty acid cis/trans isomerase, giving the protein MSCRGLLAVLMVSVWGVAWGEPLSYQRDIQPIFTAKCVACHACYDSPCQLNLGSGEGALRGANKLPVYDGTRTEAQPTTRLYLDAHGEAAWRRKEFHSVLDAGAGQAALMSRMLELGRSQPLAANRKLPEGLDIGLDRVNRCPLPSEFETYARDNEHAGMPFAVAGLDEREYTTLQRWIEQGARVDERPVRPSVGEAAQIAQWEQMLNASGMRQALVSRWLYEHLFIAHLYFDEGRTGHFFQLVRSRTPTGQPVDPIATRAPNHDPGTAFFYRIRPIEGVIVHKTHITYPLSQARLERVRSLFFSSDWRLDTLPGYGTQRRANPFETFEAIPAQARYQFMLDNAEYFVRTFIRGPVCRGQIATDVIRDNFWVLFQDPRHDLYLTDATYRASATPLLAMPGQADDMGELLNFWNTYREKRNRYEQLRSQAYAETPAEWADIWSENDNALLTVFRQHDSASVRKGLIGEIPQTLWWMDFPLLERTYYQLVVNFDVYGNVSHQGQTRLYFDLIRNGAEVNFLRLLPADARQPILNQWYEKSGQLKLWWAYTDVDTTTPSALGVEQNDSKGAFAEQLIERHAAINASPDRINRCLNGHCYRDAAPAPLQLAEQALSRLTNRIAASLPVIDRLPEATVLRVEYGQGQREIYSLLRNRAHTNVAFMFGEQRRYQPRRDTLTVYPGVLSSYPNFMFSLSADEVPAFVGALERAQDQAAFDRVVERWGIRRSHPDFWRHFNDLGAYLSETDPVEAGVLDMNRYQNL; this is encoded by the coding sequence ATGAGCTGTCGTGGTCTGCTAGCAGTGCTGATGGTGTCGGTGTGGGGCGTGGCCTGGGGCGAGCCGTTGTCTTACCAGCGCGACATACAGCCGATCTTCACGGCCAAATGCGTCGCCTGCCACGCGTGTTACGACTCGCCTTGCCAGCTCAATCTGGGCAGCGGCGAAGGCGCATTGCGAGGCGCCAACAAGCTTCCGGTCTATGACGGGACGCGGACCGAGGCCCAGCCTACGACACGTCTTTATCTGGATGCGCACGGCGAGGCAGCCTGGCGTCGGAAAGAGTTTCACTCGGTGCTCGATGCCGGCGCCGGCCAGGCGGCGCTGATGTCGCGCATGCTGGAGCTTGGGCGCAGTCAGCCGCTGGCCGCCAACCGCAAGCTGCCAGAGGGTCTGGACATAGGCCTCGATCGTGTAAACCGCTGCCCCTTGCCGAGCGAGTTCGAAACCTACGCGCGGGACAACGAGCATGCCGGTATGCCCTTCGCGGTGGCCGGTCTGGACGAGCGCGAATACACAACGCTGCAACGCTGGATCGAGCAGGGCGCGCGTGTCGACGAACGGCCAGTGCGGCCTTCGGTCGGCGAGGCGGCCCAGATCGCCCAGTGGGAGCAGATGCTCAACGCCAGCGGCATGCGCCAGGCGCTGGTCAGCCGCTGGCTCTATGAGCATCTGTTCATTGCCCATCTGTATTTCGATGAAGGACGGACGGGCCATTTTTTCCAACTGGTGCGCTCGCGGACCCCGACCGGCCAACCGGTCGACCCTATCGCCACGCGTGCGCCGAACCACGATCCTGGCACCGCGTTCTTCTACCGCATTCGTCCGATCGAGGGGGTGATCGTCCATAAGACCCACATCACCTATCCCTTGAGCCAGGCCAGGCTCGAACGCGTGCGCTCGCTGTTCTTCTCGAGCGACTGGCGTCTGGACACGCTGCCTGGATACGGCACCCAGCGCCGTGCCAACCCCTTCGAGACCTTCGAAGCGATACCGGCGCAAGCGCGTTATCAGTTTATGCTGGATAACGCCGAATATTTCGTGCGTACATTCATTCGCGGGCCGGTCTGTCGCGGCCAGATCGCCACTGACGTGATTCGCGATAATTTCTGGGTGCTGTTCCAGGACCCGCGGCATGATCTGTATCTCACCGACGCCACCTACCGCGCGAGTGCCACGCCGTTGTTGGCCATGCCTGGGCAGGCCGACGACATGGGTGAGCTTCTCAACTTCTGGAACACCTATCGGGAAAAACGAAACCGGTACGAGCAGTTGCGCTCGCAGGCCTACGCCGAGACGCCTGCAGAGTGGGCCGACATCTGGAGCGAAAACGATAACGCGCTGCTTACGGTGTTCCGCCAGCACGACAGTGCTTCGGTTCGCAAAGGGCTGATCGGTGAAATCCCACAGACGTTGTGGTGGATGGACTTTCCGCTGCTGGAGCGCACCTACTATCAACTGGTGGTCAATTTCGACGTCTATGGCAACGTGTCACACCAGGGGCAGACCAGGCTCTACTTCGACCTGATCCGCAACGGCGCCGAGGTAAACTTCCTGCGATTGCTGCCAGCCGATGCGCGGCAACCTATCCTCAACCAGTGGTACGAGAAGAGCGGCCAACTGAAACTCTGGTGGGCCTACACCGATGTCGACACCACGACGCCGTCGGCGCTCGGGGTTGAGCAGAACGATTCAAAGGGAGCGTTCGCCGAGCAACTGATCGAACGCCATGCGGCGATCAATGCCAGCCCGGATCGCATCAACCGCTGCCTGAACGGCCATTGCTATCGCGACGCAGCGCCCGCGCCGTTGCAACTGGCAGAGCAGGCGCTAAGCCGACTGACCAACCGGATCGCGGCGAGCCTGCCGGTCATCGATCGGTTGCCCGAAGCGACAGTTCTCAGGGTCGAATACGGTCAGGGTCAGCGTGAGATATACAGCCTGTTGCGCAATCGCGCCCATACGAACGTCGCGTTCATGTTCGGAGAGCAGCGCCGTTACCAGCCGCGACGCGATACCTTGACCGTGTATCCCGGCGTGCTGAGCAGCTATCCGAACTTCATGTTCAGCTTGTCGGCGGACGAGGTGCCAGCGTTTGTCGGTGCGTTGGAGCGTGCCCAGGACCAGGCGGCGTTCGACCGAGTCGTCGAACGCTGGGGCATCCGTCGCAGCCACCCGGACTTTTGGCGGCACTTCAACGACCTGGGCGCCTATCTATCGGAAACCGATCCGGTCGAGGCGGGGGTGCTCGACATGAACCGATATCAGAATCTATAG
- a CDS encoding DUF5629 family protein: MPTETRYLLDELETADMLEVDGLHAWQFSLDEELLDRAEAAALAGEPFASDETVVRIELLDGRERRHWAFSYNEVMEAVYYADEQSWALGAATQTRIRCLGAISANADDD, from the coding sequence ATGCCTACCGAAACCCGCTACCTGCTCGATGAACTAGAAACCGCCGACATGCTCGAAGTCGACGGGCTGCATGCCTGGCAATTCAGCCTTGATGAAGAACTGCTCGACCGTGCCGAAGCCGCCGCGCTCGCGGGCGAGCCGTTCGCCAGCGACGAGACCGTTGTCCGCATCGAACTGCTCGACGGTCGTGAACGGCGCCACTGGGCGTTCAGCTACAACGAGGTGATGGAAGCGGTCTATTACGCCGACGAACAGTCCTGGGCGCTTGGCGCTGCCACGCAAACACGCATCAGGTGTCTTGGCGCAATCAGCGCAAACGCCGATGACGACTGA
- the metH gene encoding methionine synthase, producing MFDRNARLQALQQALKERILILDGGMGTMIQSYKLDESDYRGERFADWPQDLKGNNDLLILTRPDAISAIEKAYFDAGADIVETNTFNATRVSQADYGMEALVYELNVEGARLARQAADAKTAETPDRPRFVAGVLGPTSRTCSLSPDVNNPGYRNVTFDELVDNYTEATRGLIEGGADLILIETIFDTLNAKAAIFAVQGVFEDLGFELPIMISGTITDASGRTLSGQTTEAFWNSVRHAKPISVGLNCALGAKELRPYLEELSNKADTHVSAHPNAGLPNAFGEYDESPAEMARVVEEFAASGFLNIVGGCCGTTPAHIEAIAKAVAKYAPRAIPDIPKACRLSGLEPFTIDRNSLFVNVGERTNITGSAKFARLIREENYTEALEVALQQVEAGAQVIDINMDEGMLDSKKAMVTFLNLIAGEPDISRVPIMIDSSKWEVIEAGLKCIQGKGIVNSISMKEGVEAFKHHARLCKRYGAAVVVMAFDEAGQADTAARKREICQRSYDILVDEVGFAPEDIIFDPNIFAVATGIEEHNNYAVDFIEACAYIRDNLPYALTSGGVSNVSFSFRGNNPVREAIHSVFLYYAIQNGLTMGIVNAGQLEIYDEIPKKLRDAVEDVVLNRTPNGTEALLAIADEFKGDGSVKEAETEEWRGYSVEKRLEHALVKGITTHIVQDTEEFRQQCARPIEVIEGPLMAGMNVVGDLFGSGKMFLPQVVKSARVMKQAVAHLIPFIEAEKGDKPEAKGKILMATVKGDVHDIGKNIVGVVLGCNGYDVVDMGVMVPAEKILQTAIAEKCDIIGLSGLITPSLDEMVHVAREMQRQDFHLPLMIGGATTSKAHTAVKIDPHYKNDAVVYVTDASRAVGVATTLLSKELKPAFVEKTREEYAMIRERTANRSARTERLTYAEAIAVKPTFDWSDYSPVKPSFTGRKVLEDIDLRTLVDYIDWTPFFISWDLAGKYPRILEDEVVGEAATALFSDAQAMLNKLIDEKLIKARAVFGFWPANQVDEDDLEVYGDDGAPLARLHHLRQQTVKTDGKPNFSLADFVAPKGSGVTDYVGGFITTAGIGAEEVARAYQDAGDDYNSIMVKALADRLAEACAEWLHQQVRKHWWGYDPEEQLSNEELIKEQYKGIRPAPGYPACPDHTEKATLFALLDADGASQVTLTEHFAMLPTAAVSGWYFAHPKAQYFAVGKIDKDQVESYSKRKGQALAVTERWLMPNLGYDN from the coding sequence ATGTTCGACCGCAACGCCCGTCTCCAGGCACTCCAGCAAGCCCTCAAGGAGCGTATCCTGATTCTCGACGGCGGCATGGGCACCATGATCCAGAGCTACAAACTGGACGAGTCCGACTATCGCGGTGAACGCTTCGCCGATTGGCCGCAGGACCTCAAAGGCAATAACGACCTGCTGATCCTGACGCGCCCGGACGCCATCAGCGCCATCGAGAAAGCCTACTTCGACGCCGGTGCCGATATCGTCGAAACCAATACCTTCAACGCGACCCGTGTTTCCCAGGCCGATTACGGCATGGAAGCGCTGGTGTACGAACTGAATGTCGAAGGCGCCCGCCTCGCGCGCCAGGCCGCCGACGCCAAGACCGCCGAGACGCCGGACCGTCCGCGCTTCGTCGCCGGGGTGCTCGGCCCGACCAGCCGCACCTGCTCGCTGTCGCCCGACGTGAACAACCCCGGCTACCGCAACGTCACCTTCGACGAGTTGGTGGATAACTACACCGAAGCCACCCGCGGCCTGATCGAAGGCGGCGCGGACCTGATCCTGATCGAAACCATCTTCGACACACTCAATGCCAAAGCGGCGATTTTCGCCGTGCAGGGCGTGTTCGAGGACCTTGGCTTCGAGCTGCCAATCATGATTTCCGGCACCATCACCGATGCCTCGGGCCGCACGCTCTCCGGGCAGACCACCGAGGCGTTCTGGAACTCGGTTCGCCATGCCAAGCCGATCTCGGTCGGGCTCAACTGTGCACTGGGCGCCAAGGAACTGCGGCCCTACCTTGAGGAGCTGTCGAACAAGGCCGACACCCATGTCTCGGCGCACCCCAACGCCGGCTTGCCGAACGCATTCGGCGAGTACGATGAAAGCCCGGCGGAAATGGCCCGGGTCGTCGAGGAGTTCGCCGCCAGCGGTTTTCTCAACATCGTTGGCGGTTGTTGCGGTACCACCCCGGCTCACATCGAGGCAATCGCCAAGGCCGTCGCCAAGTACGCACCGCGCGCCATCCCGGATATTCCCAAAGCCTGCCGCCTGTCGGGCCTCGAGCCCTTCACGATCGATCGCAACTCCCTGTTCGTCAACGTCGGCGAGCGGACCAACATCACCGGTTCGGCGAAATTTGCCCGTCTGATCCGCGAGGAAAACTACACCGAGGCCCTGGAAGTCGCCCTGCAACAGGTCGAAGCCGGCGCTCAGGTGATCGACATCAACATGGACGAGGGCATGCTGGATTCGAAGAAGGCCATGGTGACCTTCCTCAATCTGATCGCCGGCGAACCGGATATTTCGCGCGTACCGATCATGATCGACTCCTCCAAGTGGGAAGTGATCGAAGCGGGCCTCAAGTGCATCCAGGGCAAGGGCATCGTCAACTCGATCTCCATGAAGGAAGGCGTCGAGGCGTTCAAGCACCATGCTCGGCTGTGCAAGCGTTACGGCGCGGCGGTGGTGGTCATGGCATTCGACGAAGCCGGCCAGGCCGATACCGCCGCGCGCAAGCGCGAAATCTGCCAGCGCTCCTACGACATCCTGGTCGATGAAGTCGGCTTCGCGCCGGAAGACATCATCTTCGACCCGAACATTTTCGCCGTCGCCACCGGCATCGAAGAGCACAACAACTACGCCGTGGACTTCATCGAAGCCTGCGCCTATATCCGCGACAACCTGCCCTACGCACTGACTTCGGGCGGCGTATCCAACGTGTCCTTCTCGTTCCGAGGCAACAATCCGGTGCGCGAGGCGATCCACTCGGTGTTCCTCTACTACGCCATCCAGAACGGCCTGACCATGGGCATCGTCAATGCCGGCCAACTGGAAATCTACGACGAAATCCCGAAGAAGCTGCGCGACGCGGTCGAGGACGTGGTACTCAACCGCACGCCCAATGGCACCGAAGCGCTGCTGGCCATCGCCGATGAATTCAAGGGCGACGGCAGCGTCAAGGAAGCGGAAACCGAGGAATGGCGCGGCTACAGCGTCGAGAAGCGTCTGGAGCACGCGCTGGTCAAGGGCATCACCACGCACATCGTCCAGGACACCGAAGAGTTCCGCCAGCAATGCGCGCGCCCCATCGAGGTCATCGAAGGTCCGCTGATGGCCGGCATGAACGTGGTCGGCGACCTGTTCGGCTCGGGCAAGATGTTTCTCCCGCAGGTGGTCAAATCGGCCCGTGTGATGAAGCAGGCGGTGGCGCACCTGATCCCCTTTATCGAAGCCGAAAAAGGGGACAAGCCCGAAGCCAAGGGCAAGATCCTGATGGCCACCGTCAAGGGCGACGTCCATGACATCGGCAAGAACATCGTCGGCGTGGTCCTTGGCTGCAACGGCTACGATGTCGTCGACATGGGCGTGATGGTCCCGGCTGAAAAGATTCTGCAGACCGCCATCGCCGAGAAGTGCGACATCATCGGCCTGTCCGGCCTGATCACCCCGTCGCTCGACGAGATGGTCCACGTGGCGCGGGAGATGCAGCGCCAGGATTTCCATCTGCCGTTGATGATCGGCGGCGCGACCACGTCGAAGGCGCATACGGCGGTCAAGATCGATCCGCATTACAAGAACGACGCGGTGGTCTACGTGACCGACGCCTCGCGCGCGGTCGGTGTCGCCACCACACTGCTGTCCAAGGAACTCAAGCCGGCGTTCGTCGAGAAAACCCGCGAAGAGTACGCGATGATCCGCGAACGCACCGCCAACCGCAGCGCACGTACCGAGCGTCTCACTTACGCTGAGGCCATTGCGGTCAAGCCCACGTTCGATTGGAGCGATTACTCGCCGGTCAAACCGAGCTTCACCGGACGCAAGGTGCTGGAGGACATCGATCTGCGCACGCTGGTCGATTACATCGACTGGACGCCGTTCTTTATCTCCTGGGACCTGGCCGGCAAATACCCGCGCATCCTTGAAGATGAGGTCGTGGGTGAAGCCGCCACGGCACTGTTCAGCGATGCACAGGCGATGCTGAACAAACTGATCGATGAAAAGCTCATCAAGGCCCGCGCGGTATTCGGCTTCTGGCCCGCCAATCAGGTCGACGAGGACGACCTTGAAGTGTACGGCGACGATGGCGCGCCGCTGGCCCGACTGCATCATCTGCGCCAGCAGACCGTGAAGACCGACGGCAAGCCAAACTTCTCCCTCGCCGACTTCGTCGCACCGAAAGGCAGCGGCGTCACCGATTACGTCGGTGGTTTCATCACCACCGCCGGCATCGGCGCCGAAGAAGTCGCCAGGGCCTACCAGGACGCGGGCGACGACTACAACTCGATCATGGTCAAGGCACTGGCCGATCGTCTGGCCGAAGCCTGCGCCGAATGGTTGCATCAGCAGGTGCGCAAGCACTGGTGGGGTTACGATCCCGAGGAGCAGCTGAGCAACGAAGAGCTGATCAAGGAGCAATACAAGGGCATCCGCCCTGCTCCCGGCTACCCAGCGTGCCCCGATCACACCGAGAAAGCCACGCTGTTCGCGTTGCTCGATGCCGATGGTGCCAGCCAGGTAACCCTGACCGAACACTTCGCCATGCTGCCCACCGCGGCGGTCAGTGGCTGGTACTTCGCCCATCCCAAGGCGCAGTACTTCGCGGTCGGCAAGATCGACAAGGATCAGGTCGAAAGCTACAGCAAGCGCAAGGGACAGGCGCTGGCCGTGACCGAACGCTGGCTGATGCCCAACCTCGGTTACGATAACTGA
- a CDS encoding MarR family winged helix-turn-helix transcriptional regulator: MRKLEAGDHVDGVLAQWRNVRPEDDCSPMAIFARVYRLSKYLNRRVAAVFRKHGLHDGEFDLLATLYRSGQPSGLTPNALRHAAVLSSGAMTHRLDRLEAAGLVQRVANPEDRRSLLIRLSDEGRAVLLGCLDEYLATLHRMQAPLDRAQKQALANGLRTLLLVLEEQGDE, encoded by the coding sequence GTGCGCAAGCTCGAGGCTGGCGATCATGTCGATGGCGTGCTCGCTCAATGGCGAAACGTGCGACCTGAGGATGACTGTTCACCGATGGCGATATTCGCGCGGGTCTATCGGTTGTCTAAATACCTTAACCGCCGCGTTGCCGCGGTGTTTCGCAAGCATGGCCTGCATGACGGTGAGTTCGACCTGCTCGCCACGCTTTATCGCAGCGGTCAGCCGAGTGGGCTGACGCCGAACGCGCTGCGTCACGCCGCGGTGCTCAGCTCGGGGGCGATGACCCATCGTCTCGACCGGCTGGAAGCGGCGGGGCTGGTTCAGCGTGTCGCCAACCCGGAGGATCGTCGCAGCCTTCTGATACGCCTCAGCGATGAAGGCCGGGCCGTGCTGCTGGGCTGCCTCGATGAGTACCTGGCGACCCTGCATCGCATGCAGGCGCCGCTTGATCGGGCGCAAAAGCAGGCGCTGGCCAATGGGCTTCGCACGCTGCTCCTGGTCCTGGAGGAGCAGGGCGATGAATGA
- a CDS encoding DMT family transporter — protein MNEPRRGVTRAHLGMLLWALFVGLSFPAVGLMSEGLPPLLLTAIRFSIAALVLLPLLWRHEARWPSWPGLLLYALMGLSLAGFFGTMFWAAHRISALSMATLFVSVPLLAYCIGRGLGVEQPAGRLLAILALGAFGALGLAVAENNGDLGELKLGRGELAFFFGCVASALYPVLSKWGLHRGVLAREAGLRTFWSLLIGALLIGLLGLVWEQPSALLRMDLRDVTLVVYLGVFSSAMTFFLQQRATAVLTPGAVTAYSYLVPFVSMVLLFIAQPQRIGWQWLPGSVMVLLAIALLLRRGESPK, from the coding sequence ATGAATGAACCCAGGCGTGGCGTCACCCGTGCGCACCTGGGCATGTTGCTTTGGGCGCTCTTCGTCGGCTTGTCCTTTCCCGCCGTAGGGTTGATGAGTGAAGGTTTACCCCCGCTGTTATTGACGGCCATCCGTTTCAGCATCGCTGCGCTGGTATTGCTGCCGCTGCTCTGGCGGCACGAGGCGCGCTGGCCAAGCTGGCCAGGATTGCTGCTGTACGCACTGATGGGCCTGAGTCTGGCTGGTTTCTTCGGCACCATGTTCTGGGCGGCGCATCGCATCAGCGCCCTGTCGATGGCGACCTTGTTCGTCAGCGTGCCGCTGCTGGCTTATTGCATCGGCCGTGGGTTGGGGGTAGAGCAACCCGCCGGGCGGCTGTTGGCGATTCTCGCGTTGGGCGCGTTCGGCGCGTTGGGCCTGGCGGTGGCGGAAAACAACGGCGACCTTGGCGAACTGAAGCTTGGCCGTGGCGAGCTGGCGTTCTTCTTCGGCTGTGTGGCGTCGGCGTTGTATCCGGTATTAAGCAAGTGGGGCCTGCATCGCGGCGTACTGGCCCGGGAGGCCGGATTGCGAACCTTCTGGAGTCTGCTGATCGGCGCGCTGCTGATCGGCTTGCTGGGGCTGGTCTGGGAGCAGCCGTCGGCGCTGTTGCGGATGGACCTGCGAGACGTGACGCTGGTTGTCTATCTGGGTGTATTTTCCAGCGCAATGACCTTCTTTTTGCAGCAGCGGGCCACGGCAGTGCTCACGCCGGGTGCGGTGACCGCGTATAGCTATCTGGTGCCGTTCGTGTCGATGGTGCTGCTGTTCATTGCGCAGCCGCAACGAATCGGCTGGCAATGGCTGCCCGGCAGCGTAATGGTACTGCTGGCCATTGCACTGCTGCTGCGTCGGGGAGAAAGTCCGAAGTGA
- a CDS encoding response regulator, whose translation MSAVSLLICDDSKLARKQLLRALPAAWPLDIHQAASGGEALERIRRGGIDVLFLDLTMPGMDGYQVLAALRNERLDCKVVVVSADIQEEAVRRVLELGALAFVRKPADPLHLRQTLGSFGWLGSEFPVMGERAAGVVPFRDAFREVVNVAMGRAAALLAKVLGVFVQLPIPTVNFFGVGDLHMALVDAAQGDKLTAVCQGYIGGGIAGEALLIFHDSEVADMARLMRADEYLELEMLLDLSSLLISACLSGIADQIDVVFSQGHPQVLGQHASIDELIRLNRERWKSTLAVEISYSLEGHDVHFDLLLLFTEDSVEPLSRKLAHLMN comes from the coding sequence ATGTCTGCCGTTTCCCTGTTGATTTGCGACGATTCGAAGCTGGCGCGCAAGCAATTGCTGCGTGCGCTGCCGGCTGCCTGGCCGCTGGATATTCATCAGGCAGCCAGCGGTGGCGAGGCGCTCGAACGCATCCGCCGAGGCGGTATCGATGTGCTGTTTCTGGACCTGACCATGCCGGGCATGGACGGCTACCAGGTACTCGCGGCGCTTCGCAACGAGCGGCTCGACTGCAAGGTCGTCGTGGTGTCGGCCGATATCCAGGAAGAGGCCGTTCGACGCGTGCTCGAACTGGGCGCGCTGGCGTTCGTTCGCAAGCCCGCCGATCCGCTGCATCTGCGGCAGACCTTGGGCAGTTTCGGATGGTTGGGCAGCGAATTTCCCGTAATGGGCGAAAGAGCTGCAGGGGTCGTTCCGTTTCGCGATGCATTCCGCGAGGTGGTCAATGTCGCGATGGGGCGTGCGGCCGCGCTGCTGGCAAAAGTGCTGGGCGTTTTCGTCCAGCTGCCCATCCCGACGGTGAATTTCTTCGGCGTGGGCGATCTGCACATGGCGCTGGTCGATGCTGCCCAGGGCGACAAGCTGACCGCCGTGTGCCAGGGATATATCGGCGGCGGGATCGCTGGCGAGGCGCTGCTGATCTTCCACGACTCGGAGGTTGCCGATATGGCACGTCTGATGCGCGCCGACGAGTATCTCGAACTGGAAATGCTGCTCGACCTGTCGAGTCTGCTGATCAGCGCATGCCTCAGCGGCATCGCCGATCAGATCGATGTGGTGTTTTCCCAGGGGCACCCGCAAGTGCTTGGCCAGCATGCCTCGATCGATGAGCTGATACGGCTCAATCGAGAGCGCTGGAAAAGCACCCTCGCGGTGGAAATCAGCTACAGCCTGGAAGGCCACGATGTCCATTTCGACCTATTGTTGCTGTTCACCGAGGACTCGGTTGAACCGCTGTCTCGCAAACTTGCACACCTGATGAATTGA